DNA from Amorphoplanes friuliensis DSM 7358:
ATATCCGGGGTATTGAAAGGTCAGGCAGTTTCGGTGATCGGCCGGTCGACCCAGCTCATCATGTCGCGCAGCTTCTTGCCGGTGACCTCGATCGGGTGCTCGGCGCCTTCCTTGCGGAACTGCTGCAGACGCGTGCCACCCGCCTCGTCGTCCGCGATGAGCGCCTTGGTGAACTCGCCCGACTGGATCTCGGCGAGGATCTTCTTCATCTCCTGCTTCACCGACGCGTTGATCACGCGCGGGCCGCTGACGTAGTCACCGAACTCGGCGGTGTCCGACACGCTGTAACGCATGCGGGAGATGCCACCCTCGTACATGAGGTCGACGATCAGCTTCAGCTCGTGCAGGCACTCGAAGTACGCGATCTCCGGGGCGTAACCGGCCTCGGTCAGCACCTCGAAGCCCGTCTGCACCAGCGCAGCCGTACCGCCGCAGAGGACGGCCTGCTCGCCGAACAGGTCGGTCTCCGTCTCTTCCTTGAAGGTGGTCTTGATGACACCGGCGCGGGTGCCACCGATCGCCTTCGCGTAGGACAGGGCGAGCGCCTGCGCGCCGCCGCTGGGGTCCTGCTCCACCGCGATCAGCGCCGGAACACCCTTGCCGTCCACGTACTGGCGGCGGACCAGGTGGCCCGGGCCCTTCGGGGCGACCATGGCGACGTCGACGTTCGCCGGCGGCTTGATCAGCTCGAAGCGGATGTTGAGGCCGTGACCGAAGAAGAGCGCCTTGCCGGCGGTCAGGTTCGGCTCGATCGACTCGGTGTAGATCTTCCGCTGGGCGGTGTCGGGCGCGAGCACCATGATCACGTCGGCCCAGGCGGACGCCTCGGCGGGCGTGAGCACCTTGAGGCCCTGCTCCTCGGCCTTGGCGCGGCTCTTGGAGCCCTCCTTCAGGCCGACCACCACGTCGACGCCCGAGTCGCGCAGCGACAGCGAGTGCGCGTGGCCCTGGCTGCCGTACCCGATAACGGCGACCTTGCGTCCCTGGATGATGGACAGGTCGGCGTCGTCGTCGTAGAACACTTCGGCGGTCATTGAATCCTCACTTGAGTCTTTAGTCCGGTAGGGGCGGTGGCCGGGGCGGTTGGACGGGCTCTCGAATCTATGGTGAAAATCAGGCCGCGCGCAGAGCGGGGCCGGTCGTGATGGAGCGCGAGCCGCGGCCGATGGCCACGAGACCCGACTGCACCATCTCCTTGATGCCGTACGGCTCGAGATCGCGCAGCAAGGCGTCCAGCTTGTCGGGGTTGCCGGTCGCCTCGATCGTGAGGGTGTCCGGAGCGACGTCGATCACCTTCGCCCTGAACAGCTCGACCGTCTCGAGGACCTGCCCGCGCACGGTGCGGTCGGCCCGCACCTTGACCAGCAGGAGTTCGCGCTGGACCGACTGCTGCGGGTCCAGCTCGACGATCTTCAGGACGTTCACCAGCTTGTTGAGCTGCTTGGTCACCTGCTCCAGGGGTGAGGAGTCGGCGTTGACCACGATCGTGATGCGGGAGACGTCCGGGTTCTCCGTCTCGCCCACCGCCAGCGAATCGATGTTGAAGCTCCGGCGCGAGAACAGACCACTCACCCGCGCGAGCACGCCGG
Protein-coding regions in this window:
- the ilvC gene encoding ketol-acid reductoisomerase yields the protein MTAEVFYDDDADLSIIQGRKVAVIGYGSQGHAHSLSLRDSGVDVVVGLKEGSKSRAKAEEQGLKVLTPAEASAWADVIMVLAPDTAQRKIYTESIEPNLTAGKALFFGHGLNIRFELIKPPANVDVAMVAPKGPGHLVRRQYVDGKGVPALIAVEQDPSGGAQALALSYAKAIGGTRAGVIKTTFKEETETDLFGEQAVLCGGTAALVQTGFEVLTEAGYAPEIAYFECLHELKLIVDLMYEGGISRMRYSVSDTAEFGDYVSGPRVINASVKQEMKKILAEIQSGEFTKALIADDEAGGTRLQQFRKEGAEHPIEVTGKKLRDMMSWVDRPITETA
- the ilvN gene encoding acetolactate synthase small subunit, whose product is MNKHTLSVLVENKPGVLARVSGLFSRRSFNIDSLAVGETENPDVSRITIVVNADSSPLEQVTKQLNKLVNVLKIVELDPQQSVQRELLLVKVRADRTVRGQVLETVELFRAKVIDVAPDTLTIEATGNPDKLDALLRDLEPYGIKEMVQSGLVAIGRGSRSITTGPALRAA